The Tepidibacter aestuarii genome contains a region encoding:
- a CDS encoding DMT family transporter encodes MNNDNKLGYLAVILSNIIIGLAFLFTKKAVTATDPITTLFLRFFICFIVISLTILFKIVKVNLKGKNLKNLIFMSIFFPSGFFLFQSFGLKYASSSEAGIISALTPAIILILSIVFLKEKTNIKQILSIILSIFGVIYIFSMKGMSLNLDNFLGILLIFISCICFSIFSILSRKFSNEFTPVEICFFMQLFGFMVFLFLFIVNRNSFSSAVSLFKDLSFIGPILYLSVLSTLISAILNNYALSKIEASKVGVFFNISTIVSIAAGALILNEKIFYYHIIGCTLIIIGIVGANYFSPNIDTKNTSKKSA; translated from the coding sequence TTGAACAATGACAACAAGCTTGGGTATTTAGCTGTTATTTTAAGCAATATAATTATTGGGCTTGCTTTTTTATTTACAAAAAAAGCTGTAACTGCTACTGATCCTATAACTACTTTATTTTTAAGATTCTTTATATGCTTTATAGTGATATCCTTAACTATTTTATTTAAAATAGTTAAAGTTAATTTAAAAGGAAAAAACTTAAAAAATCTCATTTTTATGTCTATATTTTTTCCAAGTGGATTTTTCTTATTTCAAAGCTTCGGACTTAAATATGCCTCATCATCTGAAGCTGGGATTATAAGTGCTTTAACACCTGCTATAATATTAATTCTTAGTATTGTATTTTTAAAAGAAAAAACAAATATAAAACAAATACTATCTATTATTCTTTCAATATTTGGAGTTATATATATTTTTTCAATGAAAGGTATGTCCTTAAACTTAGATAACTTCTTAGGAATACTCCTCATTTTTATTTCTTGCATATGCTTCTCTATATTCAGTATCTTATCAAGAAAATTTTCAAATGAGTTTACTCCTGTTGAGATATGCTTTTTTATGCAGTTGTTCGGATTTATGGTGTTCTTATTTCTGTTCATCGTAAACAGAAATAGTTTCAGCAGTGCAGTTTCATTGTTTAAAGATTTATCATTTATAGGTCCAATACTGTATCTATCTGTTTTATCAACACTTATAAGTGCTATTCTTAATAACTATGCTTTATCTAAAATTGAAGCCTCAAAGGTAGGAGTATTTTTTAATATATCTACTATAGTATCAATAGCAGCTGGAGCATTAATACTTAATGAGAAAATATTTTATTATCACATAATCGGATGTACTCTTATAATAATAGGAATAGTTGGAGCAAATTACTTTTCTCCTAATATAGATACCAAAAATACATCTAAAAAATCAGCATAA
- a CDS encoding 5' nucleotidase, NT5C type: MKKLNICIDIDGTITDPYYFIEYFNEHFNKDLKEEDMNTCKLEDLYETTLEEILEFYTYKGYDIHLSASPLDSASEIMHELNKKHNLYFVTARNEGLKDVTEEWMEVNNFPKIDVYYLGGYYKVDKAKELDCDLFIEDNPHNTEDLAQSGIQVLLMDANYNKDIDLENVTRVTSWKEIKNIIDDMSL, translated from the coding sequence ATGAAGAAATTAAACATTTGTATAGATATAGACGGAACAATTACTGATCCATATTATTTTATAGAATATTTTAACGAGCATTTTAATAAAGATTTAAAAGAAGAAGATATGAACACATGTAAACTAGAAGATTTATATGAGACTACTCTTGAAGAAATACTTGAATTTTATACTTATAAAGGTTATGATATACATCTTAGTGCAAGTCCACTAGATTCAGCCAGCGAAATTATGCATGAGCTTAATAAAAAGCATAATTTGTACTTTGTAACTGCTAGAAATGAAGGATTAAAGGATGTAACAGAGGAATGGATGGAAGTTAATAATTTTCCTAAAATAGATGTATATTATTTAGGAGGATATTACAAGGTTGATAAGGCTAAAGAGCTAGACTGTGATTTATTCATAGAAGATAACCCTCATAATACTGAAGACTTGGCACAGTCTGGAATACAAGTACTTTTAATGGACGCAAATTATAACAAGGATATAGATTTAGAAAATGTAACAAGAGTTACTAGCTGGAAGGAAATAAAAAATATAATAGATGACATGTCTTTATAG
- a CDS encoding ABC transporter permease codes for MDALVGVVTQSLILGIMVLGVYISYKILDFPDLSVDGSFSLGGAIIAVSLKNGFSPITGCLLAIGGGLIAGFLTGILNVKLKISNLLSGILVMGILYSVNLRIMGKANVALFNTNHIFKSGFSSIIISLAIIFICKILLDLFLKTGLGYTLKAVGDNSQMVQSLGIEVGKIKILGLMISNGLVSFSGCIMAQYQGFSDVSMGIGTLVLGIACIIIGQSFISKIFKIKETSIIILGTILYQLVIYVALNAGLTATDLKLITSFIIILFLSVGEFKNPISKQKISILRRGVYAKN; via the coding sequence ATGGATGCATTAGTTGGAGTAGTTACACAAAGCTTAATCTTAGGAATTATGGTATTGGGGGTGTATATAAGTTATAAAATATTAGATTTTCCAGATTTATCTGTAGATGGAAGTTTTTCACTAGGAGGAGCAATTATAGCTGTATCCTTAAAAAATGGTTTTTCGCCTATTACAGGATGTTTATTAGCAATTGGGGGTGGCTTAATAGCAGGCTTTTTAACTGGAATTTTAAATGTTAAATTAAAAATTTCAAATTTACTTTCAGGAATATTGGTAATGGGAATTTTATATTCAGTTAATTTAAGAATTATGGGAAAGGCGAATGTTGCTTTATTCAACACGAATCATATATTTAAATCAGGTTTTTCTTCGATAATAATTTCTTTAGCAATTATATTTATATGCAAAATTCTATTAGATTTATTTTTAAAAACAGGACTTGGATATACATTAAAGGCTGTTGGAGATAATTCGCAAATGGTTCAATCACTTGGTATAGAAGTTGGGAAAATTAAAATTTTAGGACTTATGATATCTAATGGATTAGTTAGTTTTTCAGGATGTATTATGGCTCAATATCAAGGATTTTCAGATGTATCTATGGGGATAGGAACTCTTGTTTTAGGAATTGCTTGTATTATTATAGGTCAGTCTTTTATAAGTAAAATATTCAAAATTAAAGAAACTAGCATAATTATTTTAGGAACTATTTTATATCAACTTGTTATATATGTAGCTTTAAATGCAGGTTTAACTGCAACAGACTTAAAACTTATTACTTCTTTTATAATAATTTTATTCTTATCTGTGGGTGAGTTTAAAAATCCTATAAGTAAACAAAAAATATCTATTTTAAGGAGGGGAGTATATGCTAAGAATTAA
- a CDS encoding ABC transporter ATP-binding protein: MLRIKKLSKSFQNPYGQDNKLFQNLSLEINKGDFVSIIGSNGTGKSTLLNIISGVLKETSGEIFLEDANLTSQPEHEKTKIISRVFQNPSMGTCPSMTVRENLSIALNKGDLLNFKKCIRYDNQKLEFLLKDISLDLKRYLDVEARYLSGGQRQSLSLIMSCVNDPKLLLLDEHTAALDPKTSNEIMELTNKIVKEKNITTLMVTHNLSHALKYGNRLIMLHKGEIILDADEEMKKRLTIEDILKKFEYAV, translated from the coding sequence ATGCTAAGAATTAAGAAATTATCTAAAAGTTTTCAAAATCCATATGGCCAAGATAATAAATTATTTCAAAATCTTTCACTAGAAATAAATAAAGGAGATTTTGTAAGTATCATAGGTAGTAATGGAACAGGAAAGTCGACATTATTAAATATTATCTCAGGTGTTTTAAAAGAAACTTCAGGAGAAATTTTTTTAGAAGATGCAAATTTAACATCACAACCAGAGCATGAGAAAACTAAAATTATAAGCAGAGTTTTTCAAAATCCATCGATGGGAACATGCCCTTCAATGACAGTTAGAGAAAATTTATCTATTGCTTTAAACAAAGGGGATTTATTGAACTTCAAAAAATGTATTAGGTATGATAATCAGAAATTAGAATTTCTTTTAAAGGATATATCACTTGATTTAAAAAGATATTTAGATGTAGAAGCTAGATATTTATCAGGAGGACAAAGACAGTCACTTTCGCTTATTATGTCTTGTGTAAACGATCCAAAACTTCTTCTTTTAGATGAACATACAGCAGCTTTAGATCCAAAGACATCTAATGAGATTATGGAGTTAACAAATAAGATTGTAAAAGAAAAGAATATAACAACATTAATGGTAACACACAACCTAAGTCACGCACTTAAATATGGAAATAGATTAATTATGCTACATAAGGGGGAGATAATATTAGACGCAGATGAAGAAATGAAAAAGAGATTAACTATCGAAGATATACTCAAAAAATTTGAGTATGCAGTATAA
- a CDS encoding ABC transporter substrate-binding protein codes for MKTTKLIKNMILMGLVGITVLTGCGTKDDDKIKIGITQIVEYSALDENREGFIKALEDNGYKDGENIDIDFQNAQGDISTTQTIAKNFVSQNKDLVFAISTPSAQAAYNSTKDIPIVISAVTDPVSAGLVKSLEEPNTNISGTCDYVPVNKQLELVKTLIPYAKKIGVIYNTSEVNSEVQVNELKKYCKEYGYSVVEAGVTSTNEVNTAISSLVSKVDVLYAPTDQLVVSSMPIIVQKTLEKKIPIIASEKGSVELGALATCGINYYELGYESGKMAVEVLKGEDISKMPVKEGKEMEIIINEDTLKDLSIKKPDDERIVYINTNSL; via the coding sequence ATGAAAACAACAAAATTAATAAAAAACATGATTTTAATGGGATTAGTAGGAATTACTGTTTTAACTGGATGTGGAACAAAAGACGATGATAAAATTAAAATAGGGATTACTCAAATAGTAGAATACAGTGCGCTTGATGAAAATAGAGAAGGATTCATTAAAGCACTTGAAGACAATGGGTACAAAGATGGAGAAAACATAGATATAGATTTCCAAAATGCTCAAGGGGACATATCTACAACACAAACTATTGCTAAAAATTTCGTATCTCAAAATAAGGATTTAGTTTTCGCTATATCAACACCTTCAGCACAAGCAGCTTATAATTCAACTAAAGATATACCGATAGTAATTAGTGCTGTAACAGATCCAGTTTCAGCTGGACTTGTTAAGTCTTTAGAAGAACCTAATACAAATATATCAGGAACTTGTGATTATGTACCTGTAAATAAGCAGTTAGAATTAGTAAAAACTCTTATTCCATATGCTAAAAAAATAGGGGTTATATATAATACTAGTGAAGTTAATTCTGAGGTTCAAGTAAATGAATTAAAAAAATACTGTAAAGAATATGGTTACTCTGTTGTTGAAGCGGGAGTTACTAGCACTAATGAAGTAAATACTGCTATAAGTAGTTTAGTTAGTAAAGTAGATGTATTATATGCACCAACAGATCAATTAGTAGTATCTTCAATGCCGATTATAGTTCAAAAAACTTTAGAAAAGAAAATTCCAATTATAGCATCTGAAAAAGGGTCAGTGGAATTAGGAGCATTAGCAACTTGTGGTATTAATTATTATGAACTAGGATATGAATCAGGAAAAATGGCAGTTGAGGTTCTAAAAGGAGAAGATATTTCTAAAATGCCTGTAAAAGAAGGAAAAGAAATGGAAATAATTATAAATGAAGATACTTTGAAAGATCTTTCTATAAAAAAACCAGATGATGAAAGAATTGTTTATATAAATACAAATTCATTATAA
- the fba gene encoding class II fructose-1,6-bisphosphate aldolase → MPLVTTKEMFKLAYEGNFAIGAFNVNNMEIVQGIIAGAKEENAPVILQASAGARKYANSIFLKKLVEAAIEESELPIALHLDHGDSFEVCKQCIDDGFSSVMIDGSHLPFEENIALVKKVVDYAHERGVVVEAELGKLAGVEDDVNVSAEDATYTDPAQAVEFVERTGVDSLAIAIGTSHGAYKFKGDAKLDFARLEKITNLLPNFPLVLHGASSVPQEYVEMCNEFGGSIPGAKGVPEEMLREAAKYGVCKINVDTDLRLAMTSAIRKVLAENPSEFDPRKYLGPGRDAIKTIVQHKIKDVFGASGAALKLK, encoded by the coding sequence ATGCCATTAGTTACTACTAAGGAAATGTTCAAGCTTGCTTATGAAGGAAATTTTGCTATAGGTGCATTCAATGTTAACAACATGGAAATAGTTCAAGGAATAATTGCTGGTGCAAAAGAGGAAAACGCTCCCGTAATTCTTCAAGCTTCTGCTGGAGCTAGAAAATACGCTAATTCTATATTCTTAAAGAAGTTAGTTGAAGCTGCTATTGAAGAAAGTGAACTTCCAATTGCTCTTCATCTTGATCATGGTGATAGCTTTGAAGTATGTAAGCAATGTATAGACGATGGATTCTCATCTGTTATGATAGATGGATCTCACCTTCCATTTGAAGAAAATATAGCTCTTGTTAAAAAAGTTGTAGATTATGCTCATGAAAGAGGCGTTGTAGTTGAGGCTGAGCTTGGAAAATTAGCTGGTGTTGAGGATGATGTTAATGTAAGTGCTGAAGATGCTACTTATACAGATCCTGCTCAAGCTGTTGAGTTTGTTGAAAGAACAGGTGTTGATTCACTTGCTATAGCTATAGGTACTAGCCATGGTGCTTACAAATTCAAAGGTGATGCTAAACTTGACTTTGCAAGACTTGAAAAAATAACAAACTTACTTCCTAACTTCCCATTAGTTCTTCACGGTGCTTCTTCTGTTCCTCAAGAATACGTTGAAATGTGTAATGAATTCGGAGGAAGTATACCAGGAGCTAAAGGTGTACCAGAAGAAATGCTAAGAGAAGCTGCTAAATACGGTGTATGTAAAATAAACGTAGATACAGATCTTAGACTTGCTATGACTTCAGCTATTAGAAAAGTATTAGCTGAAAATCCTTCTGAGTTTGACCCAAGAAAATACTTAGGACCAGGTAGAGATGCTATCAAAACTATAGTACAACATAAAATAAAAGATGTATTCGGTGCTTCTGGCGCTGCTTTAAAATTAAAATAA
- the fba gene encoding class II fructose-1,6-bisphosphate aldolase produces MLVSAKEMLVKAREGKYAVGQFNINNLEWTKAILLTAQENNSPVILGVSEGAGKYMGGFKTVVGMTKGLIEELSITVPVAIHLDHGSYDGALKAMEAGFSSIMFDGSHYDIKENIAKTKAIIDIAHNRELSVEAEVGSIGGEEDGVVGSGEIADAAECKAIAELGVDMLAAGIGNIHGKYPENWSGLNFEALGNIQDATGNMPLVLHGGTGIPEDMIKEAISLGVAKINVNTECQLSFAAATRKYFEAGKDLEGKGFDPRKILAPGFEAIKSTVKEKMELFGSVNKA; encoded by the coding sequence ATGTTAGTTTCAGCAAAAGAAATGTTAGTTAAAGCTAGAGAAGGTAAATATGCAGTAGGTCAATTTAATATCAATAACTTAGAATGGACTAAGGCGATTTTATTAACTGCTCAAGAGAATAACTCACCAGTTATACTTGGTGTATCTGAAGGTGCAGGTAAATATATGGGTGGATTTAAAACTGTAGTTGGAATGACTAAAGGTTTAATCGAAGAATTAAGTATCACTGTTCCTGTTGCAATTCACCTAGATCACGGTAGCTATGATGGTGCTCTAAAAGCTATGGAAGCTGGTTTTTCTTCAATAATGTTTGATGGATCTCACTATGATATAAAAGAAAATATAGCTAAGACTAAAGCGATAATAGATATAGCTCACAATAGAGAACTTTCAGTAGAAGCTGAGGTTGGTTCTATAGGTGGAGAAGAAGATGGTGTTGTAGGTTCTGGTGAGATAGCTGATGCTGCTGAGTGTAAGGCAATAGCTGAATTAGGTGTTGATATGTTAGCAGCTGGTATTGGTAACATTCACGGTAAGTACCCAGAAAACTGGTCTGGACTTAACTTTGAAGCTTTAGGAAATATTCAAGATGCTACAGGAAACATGCCTCTTGTACTTCACGGCGGAACTGGTATCCCTGAAGATATGATAAAAGAAGCTATCTCTTTAGGAGTTGCTAAGATCAATGTTAATACTGAATGTCAATTATCATTCGCAGCAGCTACTCGTAAGTACTTCGAAGCTGGTAAAGACTTAGAAGGTAAGGGATTTGATCCTCGTAAAATATTAGCTCCTGGATTTGAAGCTATAAAATCTACAGTTAAAGAAAAAATGGAGTTATTCGGATCTGTAAACAAAGCTTAA
- a CDS encoding DUF1904 domain-containing protein, translating to MPQIKIRGIQANEVCKISEKMVDELVEVVKCPRDYFEIECIQSVAIRNGQIEEVYPFIEIAWFDRGQETQDKVAKIITDSIRDGLNVESLDLAFTTFEKEKYYENAEHF from the coding sequence ATGCCACAAATTAAGATAAGAGGAATTCAAGCCAATGAGGTTTGTAAAATAAGTGAGAAAATGGTAGATGAATTAGTTGAAGTTGTTAAGTGCCCAAGAGATTATTTTGAGATAGAGTGCATTCAATCAGTAGCTATAAGAAATGGACAAATAGAAGAGGTGTATCCGTTTATAGAGATTGCTTGGTTTGATAGAGGACAAGAGACTCAAGATAAGGTAGCAAAGATTATAACTGATAGTATAAGAGACGGTCTTAACGTTGAAAGTTTAGACTTAGCTTTTACTACATTTGAAAAAGAAAAATACTATGAAAATGCTGAGCATTTCTAG
- a CDS encoding RsmB/NOP family class I SAM-dependent RNA methyltransferase, whose product MKLPVKFLDNMKEILNDEFDAFLKSYDEKRYYGLRVNTLKISVEEFLKISPFNLSKIPWTRDGFYYEEDVRPAKSPFYNSGLYYIQEPSAMSPVEFLDVKRGHKVLDLCAAPGGKSIQIASRLQGEGMLVTNDINSSRVKPLVKNIEMYGVSNVLVVNDSPNRLCKNFEGFFDRVLVDAPCSGEGMFRKDEKLIKSWEKDDISIYPDMQREILDEAAKMLKVGGKLVYSTCTFNKDENENMIQEFLDNNDNFELLNIEKIGEISEGLGLEEVGRLWPHKLNGEGHFLALLQKTDGENKEYKSLKDKKKPECFEEFEKENMNTTLNGNFITINDNLYLAPKDMIQTKNLKAVRTGLLLGKVVKNRFKPSQALAMALKKEDFKRVINLDVGDPNVIKYLKGETIFTDGENGFNLICVNGYPLGFGKLNRGTLKNGYEKSWRWV is encoded by the coding sequence ATGAAATTACCAGTTAAGTTTTTAGACAATATGAAAGAAATACTAAATGATGAATTCGATGCTTTTTTAAAAAGCTATGACGAAAAAAGGTATTATGGACTTAGAGTAAATACACTTAAAATTTCAGTGGAGGAATTTTTGAAGATTTCTCCTTTTAATTTGAGTAAAATTCCTTGGACCCGAGATGGATTTTACTACGAAGAAGATGTAAGACCTGCTAAATCGCCTTTTTATAATTCAGGGCTATATTACATACAAGAACCATCTGCTATGTCTCCTGTTGAATTTTTAGATGTTAAAAGAGGACATAAAGTACTGGATTTATGTGCAGCGCCTGGTGGAAAGAGTATTCAAATAGCATCAAGACTTCAAGGTGAGGGAATGCTTGTAACTAATGATATAAATTCAAGTAGAGTAAAACCTCTTGTTAAGAATATAGAAATGTATGGAGTATCTAATGTATTAGTTGTTAATGATTCTCCAAATAGACTTTGCAAAAACTTTGAAGGATTCTTTGATAGAGTTTTAGTAGATGCACCTTGCTCTGGTGAAGGTATGTTTAGAAAAGATGAAAAACTCATAAAGAGTTGGGAAAAAGACGATATAAGTATATACCCTGATATGCAAAGAGAAATACTAGATGAAGCAGCCAAGATGTTAAAGGTTGGAGGAAAGTTAGTATACTCTACTTGTACTTTTAATAAAGATGAAAATGAAAATATGATACAAGAGTTCTTAGATAATAACGATAACTTTGAGTTACTTAATATAGAAAAAATCGGTGAAATTTCTGAAGGTTTAGGACTTGAAGAAGTTGGAAGATTATGGCCTCATAAGTTAAATGGAGAAGGACATTTCTTAGCTCTTTTACAAAAGACAGATGGAGAAAATAAAGAGTACAAGAGCTTAAAGGATAAGAAGAAGCCTGAGTGCTTTGAAGAATTTGAAAAAGAGAACATGAATACAACTTTAAACGGGAACTTTATAACTATAAATGACAATCTATATTTAGCTCCAAAGGATATGATACAGACTAAGAATTTAAAAGCTGTTAGAACAGGTCTTTTACTTGGTAAAGTGGTTAAGAATAGATTTAAGCCGTCACAGGCGCTTGCTATGGCACTTAAAAAAGAAGATTTTAAAAGAGTGATAAACTTAGACGTGGGCGATCCAAACGTTATAAAGTATTTAAAGGGAGAAACAATATTTACAGATGGTGAGAATGGGTTCAACCTGATATGTGTAAATGGATACCCACTTGGATTTGGAAAATTAAATAGAGGTACTTTAAAGAACGGATATGAAAAATCATGGAGATGGGTGTAG
- a CDS encoding pseudouridine synthase — protein MAKKMRIDKVLSNIGYGSRTEINISCKRGLVVVNGEVVKKNSTQVDPENDEILFNGEKINYREFIYLIMNKPAGCISATTDKWDQTVIDLLDREQIAFDPFPVGRLDKDTEGLLVITNDGKLSHRLLSPKKHVPKTYYAKIDGVVTNEDIEAFKEGVVLDDGYKTLPGELEILKSDDISEINLTIHEGKFHQVKRMFESVGKKVVYLKRIQMGKLKLDESLELGEFRELTKEELELLETK, from the coding sequence ATGGCTAAAAAAATGAGAATCGACAAGGTATTATCTAATATCGGATATGGAAGCAGAACGGAGATTAATATATCTTGCAAAAGAGGATTAGTTGTCGTTAATGGAGAGGTTGTAAAAAAGAATTCAACTCAAGTAGATCCAGAAAATGATGAGATATTATTTAACGGAGAAAAAATCAATTATAGAGAATTTATATATTTAATAATGAACAAGCCAGCAGGTTGCATTTCAGCAACAACTGATAAGTGGGATCAAACTGTTATTGATTTATTAGATAGGGAACAAATAGCATTCGATCCTTTTCCAGTTGGAAGACTTGATAAGGATACAGAAGGACTTTTAGTAATTACTAATGATGGAAAACTATCTCATAGATTATTATCTCCTAAAAAGCACGTTCCAAAAACGTATTATGCAAAGATTGATGGAGTGGTAACAAATGAAGATATTGAAGCTTTTAAAGAAGGCGTAGTATTAGATGATGGATATAAGACTTTACCAGGAGAACTTGAAATATTAAAAAGTGATGATATATCTGAGATAAACCTAACTATACATGAAGGAAAGTTTCATCAAGTTAAGAGAATGTTTGAAAGTGTAGGCAAAAAAGTAGTATATTTAAAGAGAATACAAATGGGTAAATTAAAATTAGATGAAAGTTTAGAGCTTGGAGAATTCAGAGAGTTAACTAAAGAAGAACTAGAATTACTAGAGACTAAATAG
- a CDS encoding phosphatase, which yields MKFEFDTHCHTIASGHAYSTVHDLAREAKNVGLKMFALTDHAPAMPGGPHVYHIANQKVIPRVIDGVFVLRGVEANIIDYNGKLDMDEEFLPELDLVLASLHDVCIKPGTKEENTNALIKAIENKYVDIIGHPGNPSFDIDAERVLQAAKDNNVLIEINNSSFGKSRPGSRENCIKIAKMAKEMNVKLVAGTDTHIAFQIGRFDHVKEVFKEAGIPDELVVNNSLESFIDYLDSKGKKNIKDFKELI from the coding sequence ATGAAGTTTGAATTTGATACACACTGTCATACGATTGCCAGTGGACATGCATATAGTACGGTTCATGATTTAGCAAGAGAGGCTAAAAATGTAGGCCTTAAGATGTTTGCTTTAACAGATCATGCACCAGCAATGCCAGGTGGACCACATGTATACCATATAGCTAATCAAAAAGTAATACCTAGAGTTATAGATGGAGTATTCGTTTTAAGAGGAGTTGAAGCGAATATTATCGACTATAACGGAAAGTTAGATATGGATGAAGAGTTTTTACCAGAGCTTGATTTAGTGCTTGCAAGTCTTCATGATGTTTGTATAAAGCCTGGAACTAAGGAAGAGAACACTAATGCACTTATTAAAGCTATAGAAAACAAGTATGTAGATATAATAGGACATCCTGGAAACCCATCATTTGATATAGATGCAGAGAGAGTTTTACAAGCTGCAAAGGACAACAATGTACTAATAGAGATAAACAACAGTTCATTTGGGAAGAGTAGACCTGGAAGTAGAGAAAACTGTATCAAAATAGCTAAGATGGCTAAAGAGATGAACGTCAAATTAGTTGCAGGAACAGATACTCATATAGCATTCCAAATAGGAAGATTTGATCATGTTAAGGAAGTATTTAAGGAAGCTGGAATTCCTGATGAGCTTGTGGTAAATAACTCTTTGGAGAGTTTTATAGATTATTTAGATTCTAAAGGAAAGAAAAATATTAAGGATTTCAAAGAACTTATTTAA
- the rlmD gene encoding 23S rRNA (uracil(1939)-C(5))-methyltransferase RlmD, whose amino-acid sequence MKKRDIVQLKIEGMDFGGNSYGFIEGERVDVKGGITGQTLKVLIKKIRKNKIEGKSLGLIEKSDMETCDTCEHFGFCGGCSMLSVPYEEQIEIKEGQILDLFSQEDFVGFKFLGVEGSPQNHEYRNKMEYTFGDEQKDGPLTLGFHKKGRALDIITVDTCILIDEDYRKILKSTVEYFAEKGLPYYKTMPHTGYLRNLVVRKGLNTKEIMVNIVTSTQADFDMTEYKDMLLGLDTDGEMVSILHTENDGLADAVQCDKLNVLHGRDYIYEELLGLKFKISPFSFFQTNTKGAERLYQIASEFIGDQKDKVVFDLYSGTGTIAQMISKSAKKVIGIEIVEEAVEAAKENARINNITNCEFIAGDVAQKVKSIKEKPDLIIVDPPRPGIHKNALKDIVGFNSKEILYISCNPKTLVKDLVGFEDGGYGIVQVKGMDMFPNTPHMETVVLLRKKN is encoded by the coding sequence GTGAAAAAGAGAGATATAGTGCAACTTAAGATTGAGGGTATGGATTTTGGTGGAAATTCATATGGATTTATTGAAGGTGAAAGAGTTGATGTTAAGGGTGGTATTACTGGACAGACTCTTAAGGTTTTAATAAAGAAAATTAGAAAGAATAAGATAGAAGGAAAGTCACTTGGATTAATAGAGAAGTCTGATATGGAGACTTGTGATACTTGTGAGCATTTTGGATTTTGTGGTGGATGTTCAATGCTTTCTGTTCCTTATGAAGAGCAAATTGAAATAAAAGAGGGGCAAATACTTGATTTATTCTCACAAGAAGATTTTGTTGGATTTAAGTTTTTAGGAGTTGAAGGAAGTCCTCAGAATCATGAGTATAGAAACAAGATGGAGTATACTTTTGGTGATGAGCAAAAAGATGGACCTTTAACACTTGGTTTTCACAAAAAGGGAAGAGCTCTTGATATAATAACGGTTGATACTTGTATTTTAATAGATGAAGATTATAGAAAGATACTTAAGAGTACTGTAGAATATTTTGCAGAGAAAGGTCTTCCATATTATAAGACTATGCCGCATACAGGCTATCTTAGAAATTTAGTTGTTAGAAAAGGACTTAATACTAAAGAGATAATGGTTAATATAGTAACTTCTACTCAAGCTGATTTCGATATGACTGAGTATAAGGATATGTTATTAGGTCTTGATACTGATGGTGAGATGGTAAGTATTCTTCACACAGAAAATGATGGACTTGCGGATGCGGTTCAGTGTGATAAGTTGAATGTACTTCATGGAAGAGATTATATATATGAAGAGTTACTTGGACTTAAGTTTAAGATATCTCCATTTTCATTCTTCCAAACTAATACAAAGGGTGCAGAAAGACTTTATCAAATAGCTTCTGAATTCATAGGAGATCAAAAGGATAAGGTTGTATTTGACTTATACAGTGGAACTGGAACTATAGCTCAAATGATATCAAAGAGTGCTAAGAAGGTTATAGGTATTGAGATTGTTGAAGAGGCTGTAGAGGCTGCTAAGGAAAATGCTAGAATAAATAATATAACTAATTGTGAGTTTATAGCAGGTGATGTGGCTCAGAAGGTTAAATCTATAAAGGAAAAACCAGATTTAATTATAGTTGATCCACCAAGACCAGGTATTCACAAGAATGCTTTAAAGGATATAGTAGGATTTAATTCTAAAGAGATTCTTTATATATCTTGTAATCCTAAGACTTTGGTTAAGGATTTGGTTGGATTTGAAGATGGGGGATATGGAATAGTTCAGGTTAAAGGAATGGATATGTTCCCTAATACGCCTCATATGGAGACTGTTGTACTTCTTCGTAAAAAGAATTAG